One Mugil cephalus isolate CIBA_MC_2020 chromosome 8, CIBA_Mcephalus_1.1, whole genome shotgun sequence genomic window carries:
- the unc45b gene encoding protein unc-45 homolog B isoform X2, whose protein sequence is MGDPIQLKDEGNKHFQAGDIDQAIECYTNAIKVCKDKKVLAVIYRNRSACYLKKENYTNAASDASKAIDVDAADIKALYRRCQALEKLGKLDMAFKDVQRCATLEPKNKTFLETLRRLGAEIQTKLKTTFSTDSRVQNMFDILLNEEMEKDKQEKAANNLIVLSREDAGAERIFQNNGVALLLNMIETGKPEMILAAVRTLSGMCTGHKARAMAIVHMVGVDKMCSIMAVDNEEIALATCNLFQCINDSLSGEDTREYGKEAALVMDASKDLKTILLSLLEMVASKKVSGHGRDQALNLLTKNVPRKDKKESNNSRTLFTIDHGLKKILKVCGQVPELPDQLPLTENTQLIASVLLNKLYDDLKCDPERDNFRDICDEYVKSKIDPNNMDKTLHAINTVSGLLQGPFDVGNALVGRQGVMEMMVALCGSEREVDQMVAVEALIHSSSKMSRASFIITNGVSMLKDIYKKTKNERIKIRALVGLCKLGSAGGDDYSMRQFAEGSTEKLAKQCRKWLCNPQIDTKTRKWAIEGLAYLTNDADVKDDFVEDELAMKAMFELAKSKDKTILYAVACILVNCTNCYEKKEIIPELVQLAKFSKQHVPEQHPKDKKDFIEKRVKRLVKAGVTSALAVMVKADSSILTDQTKEMLARVFLALSEDPKDRGTIVAQGGGKALIPLALEGTEAGKVKASHVLAKIASISNPEIAFPGERVYEVVRPLVNLLQTDRDGMQNYEALRGLTNLAGFSEKLRVKIVKEKALPEIENYMFEDHEQIRQAATECMCNLVSCKEVQERYLQDGNDKLKLLVLLCGEDDEKVQIAAAGALAMLTSSQKKLCMKMTLVTTQWLEILQRLCLHDNPMIQHRGLVIVYNMLNSDNNELPKKLIECEMLEILTVIGKAEDNPKRQAAIDVARTCLVTAMDLGLIKPFSTPS, encoded by the exons ATGGGAGACCCAATCCAGTtaaaagatgaaggaaacaaACACTTTCAGGCCGGAGATATCGACCAGGCCATTGAGTGCTACACTAATGCCATCAAAGTGTGCAAGGACAAGAAGGTGCTAGCTGTAATTTACAGGAACAGATCTGCATGCTATCTAAAAAAG GAAAACTACACAAATGCAGCATCTGATGCATCTAAAG CAATTGACGTGGACGCAGCAGACATTAAAGCGTTGTATCGGCGCTGCCAAGCTCTGGAGAAGCTTGGAAAATTGGACATGGCTTTCAAGGATGTACAGAGATGTGCTACCCTTGAACCAAAGAACAAGACCTTCCTGGAAACTCTCCGCAGACTGGGAGCAGAAATCCAGACCAAG CTCAAAACAACATTCTCCACAGATTCAAGGGTGCAGAACATGTTTGACATTCTCCTAAatgaagaaatggagaaagacAAGCAGGAAAAG GCTGCCAACAACTTGATTGTGTTGTCAAGAGAAGACGCTGGAGCAGAGAGAATCTTCCAGAATAATGGTGTGGCACTGCTACTCAACATGATAGAGACAGGCAAACCAGAAATGATCCTGGCTGCCGTGCGTACCTTGTCAGGAATGTGCACAGGACACAAAGCTCGG GCCATGGCAATTGTTCACATGGTGGGTGTTGATAAGATGTGCAGCATCATGGCAGTTGACAATGAGGAGATTGCACTGGCAACATGCAACCTCTTCCAGTGCATCAATGATTCCCTCTCTGGTGAAGACACAAGGGAATATGGGAAAGAAGCAGCCTTGGTCATGG ATGCATCTAAAGACCTGAAAACCATTCTGCTCTCTCTGCTGGAGATGGTCGCTAGTAAGAAAGTGTCTGGTCACGGCAGAGATCAGGCTCTTAACCTCCTGACCAAGAACGTACCTCGcaaagacaagaaagagagCAACAACTCGAGGACTCTCTTCACCATTGACCACG GTCTGAAGAAGATCCTTAAGGTCTGTGGTCAGGTTCCTGAACTGCCAGACCAGTTGCCGTTAACTGAGAACACACAGCTGATCGCTAGCGTGCTCCTCAACAAGCTCTATGACGACCTCAAGTGTGACCCAGAGAGAGACAACTTCAGGGATATTTGTGATGAATATGTCAA ATCCAAAATTGACCCCAACAATATGGACAAGACGCTTCATGCCATCAACACCGTCTCAGGGCTGCTGCAAGGTCCCTTCGATGTAGGTAATGCCCTGGTTGGACGGCAAGGCGTCATGGAGATGATGGTGGCACTGTGTGGCTCCGAACGAGAGGTGGACCAGATGGTTGCTGTGGAGGCGCTGATCCATTCCTCCTCAAAGATGAGCCGTGCCAGCTTCATTATTACCAACGGTGTGTCGATGCTCAAGGACATTTACAAGAAGACCAAAAATGAGAGGATCAAAATACGTGCGCTGGTG GGTCTCTGTAAACTGGGCTCAGCTGGAGGCGATGATTACAGTATGAGGCAGTTTGCTGAGGGCTCCACGGAGAAGCTGGCCAAGCAGTGCAGAAA GTGGCTCTGTAACCCTCAGATTGATACCAAAACAAGGAAGTGGGCCATTGAGGGTCTTGCTTACCTGACCAACGATGCTGACGTAAAAGACGACTTTGTGGAGGATGAACTTGCAATGAAAGCCATGTTTGAACTGGCAAAG TCCAAGGATAAAACAATCTTATATGCAGTTGCTTGCATCTTGGTTAACTGCACCAACTGCTATGAGAAGAAGGAGATCATACCTGAGCTGGTTCAGCTTGCCAAGTTCTCAAAACAGCATGTGCCGGAGCAACACCCGAAG gaCAAGAAAGACTTTATCGAGAAGAGAGTGAAAAGGCTGGTGAAGGCCGGAGTCACATCAGCTCTTGCTGTCATGGTTAAAGCAGACAGCTCCATCTTGACTGATCAGACCAAGGAGATGCTGGCAAG GGTTTTCTTGGCATTGTCAGAGGATCCCAAAGATCGTGGTACTATTGTTGCCCAAGGTGGGGGAAAG GCATTGATACCACTTGCTCTGGAAGGGACAGAAGCTGGAAAGGTGAAAGCCAGCCACGTTCTTGCCAAGATAGCGTCTATTTCCAACCCAGAAATCGCCTTTCCTGGTGAAAGG GTGTATGAGGTGGTGCGACCTTTAGTTAACCTCCTTCAGACAGATCGAGATGGAATGCAGAACTATGAAGCTCTGAGAGGTCTCACCAACTTGGCTGGTTTCAGTGAAAAACTAAG AGTGAAGATTGTAAAAGAGAAGGCTTTACCAGAGATTGAGAACTACATGTTTGAGGACCACGAGCAGATCAGACAGGCCGCCACTGAATGCATGTGCAACCTTGTATCATGTAAAGAG GTGCAAGAGCGTTACCTGCAGGATGGCAACGATAAACTgaagctgctggtgctgctATGTGGTGAAGATGATGAGAAAGTTCAGAtagctgcagctggagcttTGGCTATGCTCACCAGTTCTCAGAAGAAGCTGTGCATGAAGATGACCCTTGTG ACAACCCAATGGCTCGAGATCCTGCAGAGGTTATGTCTCCACGACAACCCTATGATACAGCATCGTGGTCTTGTGATTGTCTACAACATGCTCAACTCAGACAACAACGAGCTGCCCAAGAAGCTGATCGAGTGTGAGATGCTGGAAATCCTCACAGTGATTGGCAAGGCGGAGGACAATCCTAAGAGGCAGGCGGCCATTGATGTGGCACGCACATGCCTGGTCACAGCTATGGATCTCGGGCTTATCAAACCCTTCAGCACCCCTTCCTAA
- the unc45b gene encoding protein unc-45 homolog B isoform X1, which produces MMGDPIQLKDEGNKHFQAGDIDQAIECYTNAIKVCKDKKVLAVIYRNRSACYLKKENYTNAASDASKAIDVDAADIKALYRRCQALEKLGKLDMAFKDVQRCATLEPKNKTFLETLRRLGAEIQTKLKTTFSTDSRVQNMFDILLNEEMEKDKQEKAANNLIVLSREDAGAERIFQNNGVALLLNMIETGKPEMILAAVRTLSGMCTGHKARAMAIVHMVGVDKMCSIMAVDNEEIALATCNLFQCINDSLSGEDTREYGKEAALVMDASKDLKTILLSLLEMVASKKVSGHGRDQALNLLTKNVPRKDKKESNNSRTLFTIDHGLKKILKVCGQVPELPDQLPLTENTQLIASVLLNKLYDDLKCDPERDNFRDICDEYVKSKIDPNNMDKTLHAINTVSGLLQGPFDVGNALVGRQGVMEMMVALCGSEREVDQMVAVEALIHSSSKMSRASFIITNGVSMLKDIYKKTKNERIKIRALVGLCKLGSAGGDDYSMRQFAEGSTEKLAKQCRKWLCNPQIDTKTRKWAIEGLAYLTNDADVKDDFVEDELAMKAMFELAKSKDKTILYAVACILVNCTNCYEKKEIIPELVQLAKFSKQHVPEQHPKDKKDFIEKRVKRLVKAGVTSALAVMVKADSSILTDQTKEMLARVFLALSEDPKDRGTIVAQGGGKALIPLALEGTEAGKVKASHVLAKIASISNPEIAFPGERVYEVVRPLVNLLQTDRDGMQNYEALRGLTNLAGFSEKLRVKIVKEKALPEIENYMFEDHEQIRQAATECMCNLVSCKEVQERYLQDGNDKLKLLVLLCGEDDEKVQIAAAGALAMLTSSQKKLCMKMTLVTTQWLEILQRLCLHDNPMIQHRGLVIVYNMLNSDNNELPKKLIECEMLEILTVIGKAEDNPKRQAAIDVARTCLVTAMDLGLIKPFSTPS; this is translated from the exons ATG ATGGGAGACCCAATCCAGTtaaaagatgaaggaaacaaACACTTTCAGGCCGGAGATATCGACCAGGCCATTGAGTGCTACACTAATGCCATCAAAGTGTGCAAGGACAAGAAGGTGCTAGCTGTAATTTACAGGAACAGATCTGCATGCTATCTAAAAAAG GAAAACTACACAAATGCAGCATCTGATGCATCTAAAG CAATTGACGTGGACGCAGCAGACATTAAAGCGTTGTATCGGCGCTGCCAAGCTCTGGAGAAGCTTGGAAAATTGGACATGGCTTTCAAGGATGTACAGAGATGTGCTACCCTTGAACCAAAGAACAAGACCTTCCTGGAAACTCTCCGCAGACTGGGAGCAGAAATCCAGACCAAG CTCAAAACAACATTCTCCACAGATTCAAGGGTGCAGAACATGTTTGACATTCTCCTAAatgaagaaatggagaaagacAAGCAGGAAAAG GCTGCCAACAACTTGATTGTGTTGTCAAGAGAAGACGCTGGAGCAGAGAGAATCTTCCAGAATAATGGTGTGGCACTGCTACTCAACATGATAGAGACAGGCAAACCAGAAATGATCCTGGCTGCCGTGCGTACCTTGTCAGGAATGTGCACAGGACACAAAGCTCGG GCCATGGCAATTGTTCACATGGTGGGTGTTGATAAGATGTGCAGCATCATGGCAGTTGACAATGAGGAGATTGCACTGGCAACATGCAACCTCTTCCAGTGCATCAATGATTCCCTCTCTGGTGAAGACACAAGGGAATATGGGAAAGAAGCAGCCTTGGTCATGG ATGCATCTAAAGACCTGAAAACCATTCTGCTCTCTCTGCTGGAGATGGTCGCTAGTAAGAAAGTGTCTGGTCACGGCAGAGATCAGGCTCTTAACCTCCTGACCAAGAACGTACCTCGcaaagacaagaaagagagCAACAACTCGAGGACTCTCTTCACCATTGACCACG GTCTGAAGAAGATCCTTAAGGTCTGTGGTCAGGTTCCTGAACTGCCAGACCAGTTGCCGTTAACTGAGAACACACAGCTGATCGCTAGCGTGCTCCTCAACAAGCTCTATGACGACCTCAAGTGTGACCCAGAGAGAGACAACTTCAGGGATATTTGTGATGAATATGTCAA ATCCAAAATTGACCCCAACAATATGGACAAGACGCTTCATGCCATCAACACCGTCTCAGGGCTGCTGCAAGGTCCCTTCGATGTAGGTAATGCCCTGGTTGGACGGCAAGGCGTCATGGAGATGATGGTGGCACTGTGTGGCTCCGAACGAGAGGTGGACCAGATGGTTGCTGTGGAGGCGCTGATCCATTCCTCCTCAAAGATGAGCCGTGCCAGCTTCATTATTACCAACGGTGTGTCGATGCTCAAGGACATTTACAAGAAGACCAAAAATGAGAGGATCAAAATACGTGCGCTGGTG GGTCTCTGTAAACTGGGCTCAGCTGGAGGCGATGATTACAGTATGAGGCAGTTTGCTGAGGGCTCCACGGAGAAGCTGGCCAAGCAGTGCAGAAA GTGGCTCTGTAACCCTCAGATTGATACCAAAACAAGGAAGTGGGCCATTGAGGGTCTTGCTTACCTGACCAACGATGCTGACGTAAAAGACGACTTTGTGGAGGATGAACTTGCAATGAAAGCCATGTTTGAACTGGCAAAG TCCAAGGATAAAACAATCTTATATGCAGTTGCTTGCATCTTGGTTAACTGCACCAACTGCTATGAGAAGAAGGAGATCATACCTGAGCTGGTTCAGCTTGCCAAGTTCTCAAAACAGCATGTGCCGGAGCAACACCCGAAG gaCAAGAAAGACTTTATCGAGAAGAGAGTGAAAAGGCTGGTGAAGGCCGGAGTCACATCAGCTCTTGCTGTCATGGTTAAAGCAGACAGCTCCATCTTGACTGATCAGACCAAGGAGATGCTGGCAAG GGTTTTCTTGGCATTGTCAGAGGATCCCAAAGATCGTGGTACTATTGTTGCCCAAGGTGGGGGAAAG GCATTGATACCACTTGCTCTGGAAGGGACAGAAGCTGGAAAGGTGAAAGCCAGCCACGTTCTTGCCAAGATAGCGTCTATTTCCAACCCAGAAATCGCCTTTCCTGGTGAAAGG GTGTATGAGGTGGTGCGACCTTTAGTTAACCTCCTTCAGACAGATCGAGATGGAATGCAGAACTATGAAGCTCTGAGAGGTCTCACCAACTTGGCTGGTTTCAGTGAAAAACTAAG AGTGAAGATTGTAAAAGAGAAGGCTTTACCAGAGATTGAGAACTACATGTTTGAGGACCACGAGCAGATCAGACAGGCCGCCACTGAATGCATGTGCAACCTTGTATCATGTAAAGAG GTGCAAGAGCGTTACCTGCAGGATGGCAACGATAAACTgaagctgctggtgctgctATGTGGTGAAGATGATGAGAAAGTTCAGAtagctgcagctggagcttTGGCTATGCTCACCAGTTCTCAGAAGAAGCTGTGCATGAAGATGACCCTTGTG ACAACCCAATGGCTCGAGATCCTGCAGAGGTTATGTCTCCACGACAACCCTATGATACAGCATCGTGGTCTTGTGATTGTCTACAACATGCTCAACTCAGACAACAACGAGCTGCCCAAGAAGCTGATCGAGTGTGAGATGCTGGAAATCCTCACAGTGATTGGCAAGGCGGAGGACAATCCTAAGAGGCAGGCGGCCATTGATGTGGCACGCACATGCCTGGTCACAGCTATGGATCTCGGGCTTATCAAACCCTTCAGCACCCCTTCCTAA